One genomic segment of Lysobacter sp. 5GHs7-4 includes these proteins:
- a CDS encoding ricin-type beta-trefoil lectin domain protein, translating to MRAIRHAVLLLCLSLSSNAYALVAGGMVAIDRQWPATDVGYLHMNFPTTVTDEPGKDGYTYWAHQFWFKGGDGGYVGLQQRDGHNKALNFSIWKATGWTAEPGTQCAYFDHEGSGVQCWVAYDWRQRATYDIRIVAEAPARWAAYIVDTGSGGQRKVATIQVPAAWGGLTNRTNTFLEDYAQGSQERASCAAVPASSAVLHAPSAEQGSVAPVTSTATTYGICATIARAACTAEQDCTAAANVYGTLGSPQRLLNEHSGYCLDTLSGSARAGLWDCAANANQQIERDDNFRLLMRSRSKCLQADTDGKVRLADCGNGSRQRWLPIPGSNEVYNVGTRQCLDPMNGAVRGAYLRTYACLANGYQRWRLKP from the coding sequence ATGCGCGCCATCCGCCATGCCGTGCTGTTGCTGTGTCTTTCGCTGTCGTCCAACGCCTACGCCCTGGTCGCCGGCGGCATGGTCGCCATCGACCGCCAGTGGCCCGCCACCGATGTGGGCTATCTGCACATGAACTTCCCCACCACCGTCACCGACGAGCCCGGCAAGGACGGCTACACCTACTGGGCGCACCAGTTCTGGTTCAAGGGCGGCGACGGCGGCTACGTCGGCCTGCAACAGCGCGACGGCCACAACAAGGCGCTGAACTTCTCGATCTGGAAGGCCACCGGCTGGACCGCCGAGCCCGGCACCCAATGCGCCTACTTCGATCACGAGGGCAGCGGCGTGCAGTGCTGGGTCGCCTACGACTGGCGGCAGCGCGCGACTTACGACATCCGCATCGTCGCTGAGGCGCCCGCGCGCTGGGCGGCCTACATCGTCGACACCGGCAGCGGCGGCCAGCGCAAGGTCGCGACCATCCAGGTGCCGGCGGCCTGGGGCGGGCTGACCAACCGCACCAACACCTTTCTTGAGGACTACGCGCAAGGCAGCCAGGAACGCGCGAGCTGCGCGGCCGTGCCGGCCAGCAGCGCGGTGTTGCATGCGCCCAGCGCGGAGCAGGGCAGCGTGGCGCCGGTGACCAGCACCGCCACCACCTACGGCATCTGCGCCACCATCGCCCGCGCCGCCTGCACGGCCGAGCAGGACTGCACCGCCGCGGCCAACGTCTACGGCACCCTCGGCAGTCCGCAGCGGCTGCTCAACGAACACAGCGGCTACTGCCTGGACACCTTATCCGGCAGCGCCCGGGCCGGCCTGTGGGACTGCGCGGCCAACGCCAACCAGCAGATCGAACGCGACGACAACTTCCGCCTGCTGATGCGTTCGCGCAGCAAGTGCCTGCAGGCCGACACCGACGGCAAGGTGCGGCTGGCCGACTGCGGCAACGGCTCGCGCCAGCGCTGGCTGCCGATCCCTGGCTCCAACGAGGTCTACAACGTCGGCACGCGGCAGTGCCTGGACCCGATGAACGGCGCGGTGCGCGGCGCGTACCTGCGTACTTACGCCTGCCTGGCCAACGGCTATCAGCGTTGGCGCCTGAAACCTTGA
- a CDS encoding Gfo/Idh/MocA family oxidoreductase: protein MNRRDFIIASAAIGASALLPNTPAWAANRRIRLGLIGTGMRGQVLLKELLRRDDVEVAALCDIEPIMLQRALDMAAKAGKPAPKAYGQDRDTHAYRRLLQQRGLDAVIIATPWEWHAPMAIDAMEAKIAVGCEVVAGVTLDDHWQVLRTQLRTGTPYMLLENVCYRRDVMAALQMVRAGLFGELVHLQGGYQHDLRAVKFNSGDPDQPYGSGVEFGAKGWSEARWRTEHSVQRNGELYPSHGIGPCAMYTGINRGNRFTHINSFATKARGLHEYTVAKSGGTTHPSTQAKFKLGDVVTTTLACENGETILLQHDTSLPRPYSLGFRVQGTKGLWMDLNHSIHIEGRSPAHKWEDFQAYQDQYDHPLWRKYAKDAEGAGHGGMDYFVIHAFVEAVKAQAPMPIDIYDAVAWSAITPLSEQSIAESYKTLEFPDFTQGLWKTRKPIFAFDATY, encoded by the coding sequence ATGAACCGTAGAGATTTCATCATCGCCAGCGCCGCGATCGGCGCCAGCGCCCTGCTGCCGAACACGCCGGCCTGGGCCGCGAACCGGCGCATCCGCCTGGGCCTGATCGGCACCGGCATGCGCGGTCAGGTGCTGCTGAAAGAACTGCTGCGGCGCGACGACGTCGAGGTGGCGGCGCTGTGCGACATAGAGCCGATCATGCTGCAGCGTGCGCTGGACATGGCCGCCAAGGCCGGCAAGCCCGCGCCCAAGGCCTACGGCCAGGACCGCGACACGCACGCCTACCGTCGCCTGCTGCAGCAGCGCGGGCTGGACGCGGTGATCATCGCTACGCCCTGGGAATGGCATGCGCCGATGGCGATCGATGCGATGGAGGCCAAGATCGCGGTGGGCTGCGAGGTGGTGGCCGGTGTGACCCTGGACGATCACTGGCAGGTGCTGCGCACGCAGCTGCGCACCGGCACGCCCTACATGCTGTTGGAGAACGTGTGCTACCGCCGCGACGTGATGGCGGCGCTGCAGATGGTGCGCGCGGGCCTGTTCGGCGAGCTGGTGCACCTGCAGGGCGGCTACCAGCACGACCTGCGCGCGGTGAAGTTCAACTCCGGCGATCCCGACCAACCCTACGGCAGCGGCGTGGAGTTCGGCGCCAAAGGCTGGTCGGAGGCGCGTTGGCGCACCGAGCATTCGGTGCAGCGCAACGGCGAGCTCTATCCCAGCCACGGCATCGGTCCCTGCGCCATGTACACCGGCATCAACCGCGGCAACCGCTTCACCCACATCAACAGCTTCGCCACCAAGGCGCGCGGCCTGCACGAATACACCGTGGCCAAAAGCGGCGGCACCACGCACCCCAGCACGCAGGCCAAGTTCAAGCTCGGCGACGTGGTCACCACCACCCTGGCCTGCGAAAACGGCGAAACCATCCTGCTGCAGCACGACACCTCGCTGCCGCGCCCGTACTCGCTGGGCTTCCGCGTGCAGGGCACCAAGGGTTTGTGGATGGACCTGAACCACTCGATCCATATCGAAGGCCGCAGCCCCGCGCACAAGTGGGAAGACTTCCAGGCCTACCAGGACCAGTACGACCATCCGCTGTGGCGCAAATACGCCAAGGACGCCGAGGGCGCCGGCCACGGCGGCATGGACTACTTCGTCATCCATGCCTTTGTCGAGGCGGTGAAGGCGCAGGCGCCGATGCCGATCGACATCTACGACGCGGTGGCCTGGAGCGCGATCACGCCGCTGTCGGAGCAGTCGATCGCCGAGAGCTACAAGACCCTGGAGTTCCCCGACTTCACCCAGGGCCTGTGGAAGACGCGCAAGCCGATCTTCGCGTTCGACGCGACGTACTGA
- a CDS encoding TonB-dependent receptor produces the protein MLHSSQRCRHRRFPVSALSMALVAALAAGPVYAQTADAAAPDEGAKEKATELERIQVTGSNIKRSDVETASPVQVISKQDIENMGARTLLQVLDNLPAARPAQVDSKSLFTGSDGASQANLRGLGAQGTLVLLNGRRLSYYGAPAGFQTQFVNIDAIPAAAIERMEVLTDGASAVYGTDAVAGVINVITKREYQGAEINLTTDFAPRFDSYGEHQLSLTGGFGDLDEDRYNVYASVNLYRRDPIPLSEWYDKKPEQFYVNNPNYINNLRLGTGSAPGAFNPGSYFAINPVTGRRTQEAAPGCQNVVVEAAGPRCIWQTWLNNEIDGGAQSERATAYVSARFLLGDTTEAFAEATYTDIDLRANGGTPRSYGTTTGNPTSWFSRNTGNTVNQFLYPYLGPNNVYNKASPALRAINGGVVGLQYLLQDVGGDYFGQRNTDKSYRGMFGLRGAWGDWSWESAFTTAGSHSVTYQTVNVNLEGFERAFGPFTVDPGTGRVIISDNPAYKFGEISEANAKLLREAYPTFDIESWTRLHTLDGKIEGPLFSLPAGEVRAAFGFNLSRETFFTPGNADAANGLITQQGGSWFDGKRTTYALFGEAVAPITDKLELELAARVDKYPNFNANFAPKIGLKYQAFEQLMLRGTYSEGFRAPSLAEAGEGGVFAQIGGYRDEVRCNETNAIANLLLQSARPGDVDLGRTLRNSDCSRNVARLTQPNQSLEPEKAKIATLGFVYEPTNWLSVSADYWFIYRRNEIVAPDYSKPEDILAMTRFGITDADRANLAALAAMCADPASGVTCPGTLPGYSIGNISSVIGQYRNRGRTLVDGFDIDARSRFDLGEWGRLNVGVAATIARRNMYHAGDDSGWLYGNTVGYYNNPRLRATFNVDWNYGDWNTSFYVNYVGKTKWAYDRIDAQDNNEETCTGSFVSVQPSKCDGAPAWWTANLGVTWKPTDKLTVGATVKNLFDRHPFYDPNDWMTFPGYTNNFGRVFSFSVGYKF, from the coding sequence ATGTTGCATTCAAGCCAACGCTGTCGCCATCGCCGCTTTCCCGTTTCCGCGCTGTCCATGGCGCTGGTCGCCGCGCTGGCCGCCGGTCCCGTCTACGCGCAGACCGCCGACGCCGCCGCGCCCGACGAAGGCGCCAAGGAAAAGGCCACCGAACTGGAGCGCATCCAGGTCACCGGCTCCAACATCAAGCGCAGCGATGTGGAAACCGCATCGCCGGTGCAGGTGATCAGCAAGCAGGATATCGAAAACATGGGTGCCCGCACTTTGCTGCAGGTGCTCGATAACTTGCCCGCGGCCCGCCCGGCGCAGGTGGATTCCAAGTCGCTGTTCACCGGTTCCGACGGCGCCTCGCAGGCCAACCTGCGCGGCCTGGGCGCGCAAGGCACGCTGGTGCTATTGAACGGCCGCCGGTTGTCCTACTACGGCGCGCCGGCCGGCTTCCAGACCCAGTTCGTCAACATCGACGCGATTCCCGCCGCGGCGATCGAGCGCATGGAAGTGCTGACCGACGGCGCCTCGGCCGTGTACGGCACCGACGCGGTCGCCGGCGTGATCAACGTGATCACCAAGCGCGAGTACCAGGGCGCCGAGATCAACCTCACCACCGATTTCGCGCCGCGCTTCGACTCCTACGGCGAGCACCAGCTCAGCCTGACCGGCGGCTTCGGCGATCTCGACGAGGATCGCTACAACGTCTACGCCTCGGTCAATCTGTACCGTCGCGACCCGATTCCGCTGTCGGAGTGGTACGACAAGAAGCCCGAGCAGTTCTACGTCAACAACCCGAACTACATCAACAATCTGCGCCTGGGCACCGGCAGCGCGCCGGGCGCGTTCAATCCCGGCAGCTACTTCGCGATCAACCCGGTCACCGGCCGGCGCACGCAGGAAGCCGCGCCGGGTTGCCAGAACGTCGTCGTCGAAGCGGCCGGTCCGCGCTGCATCTGGCAGACCTGGCTGAACAACGAGATCGACGGCGGCGCCCAGTCCGAGCGCGCCACCGCCTACGTCAGCGCGCGCTTCCTGCTGGGCGACACCACCGAAGCCTTCGCCGAAGCCACCTACACCGACATCGACCTGCGCGCCAACGGCGGCACGCCGCGCAGCTACGGCACCACCACCGGCAACCCGACCAGCTGGTTCTCGCGCAACACCGGCAACACCGTCAACCAATTCCTGTATCCGTATCTCGGCCCCAACAACGTCTACAACAAGGCCAGCCCGGCGTTGCGCGCGATCAACGGCGGCGTGGTCGGCCTGCAGTACCTGTTGCAGGACGTGGGCGGCGACTACTTCGGCCAGCGCAACACCGACAAGAGCTACCGCGGCATGTTCGGCCTGCGCGGCGCCTGGGGCGACTGGAGCTGGGAAAGCGCCTTCACCACCGCCGGCTCGCATTCGGTCACCTACCAGACGGTCAACGTCAACCTGGAGGGCTTCGAGCGCGCCTTCGGTCCGTTCACGGTCGACCCGGGCACGGGCCGGGTGATCATCTCCGACAATCCGGCCTACAAGTTCGGCGAGATCAGCGAGGCCAACGCCAAGCTGCTGCGCGAGGCCTATCCGACCTTCGACATCGAGTCGTGGACGCGCCTGCACACGCTGGACGGCAAGATCGAGGGGCCGCTGTTCTCGCTGCCCGCGGGCGAGGTGCGCGCGGCGTTCGGCTTCAACCTCAGCCGCGAGACCTTCTTCACGCCCGGCAACGCGGATGCGGCCAACGGCCTGATCACCCAGCAGGGCGGCTCCTGGTTCGACGGCAAGCGCACCACCTACGCGCTGTTCGGCGAGGCGGTGGCCCCGATCACCGACAAGCTGGAGCTGGAACTGGCCGCGCGCGTGGACAAGTACCCGAACTTCAACGCCAACTTCGCGCCCAAGATCGGCCTGAAGTACCAGGCGTTCGAGCAACTGATGTTGCGCGGCACCTATTCGGAAGGCTTCCGCGCGCCCAGCCTGGCCGAGGCCGGCGAAGGCGGCGTGTTCGCGCAGATCGGCGGCTATCGCGACGAGGTGCGCTGCAACGAGACCAACGCCATCGCCAATCTGCTGCTGCAGTCCGCGCGTCCCGGCGACGTGGACCTGGGCCGCACGCTGCGCAACTCCGACTGCAGTCGCAACGTCGCGCGCCTGACCCAGCCCAACCAGAGCCTGGAGCCGGAGAAGGCCAAGATCGCCACGCTGGGCTTCGTCTACGAGCCGACCAACTGGCTGTCGGTGTCGGCCGATTACTGGTTCATCTACCGCCGCAACGAGATCGTCGCCCCGGACTACAGCAAGCCCGAGGACATCCTGGCGATGACGCGTTTCGGCATCACCGACGCCGACCGCGCCAACCTGGCCGCGCTGGCGGCGATGTGCGCCGATCCGGCCAGCGGCGTGACCTGTCCGGGCACGCTGCCGGGCTACAGCATCGGCAACATTTCCAGCGTCATCGGCCAGTACCGCAACCGCGGCCGTACCCTGGTCGACGGCTTCGACATCGACGCGCGCAGCCGCTTCGACCTGGGCGAATGGGGTCGCCTGAACGTCGGCGTGGCCGCAACCATCGCGCGCCGCAACATGTACCACGCCGGCGACGATTCGGGCTGGCTGTACGGCAACACCGTGGGCTACTACAACAACCCGCGTCTGCGCGCGACCTTCAACGTCGACTGGAACTACGGCGACTGGAACACCAGCTTCTACGTCAACTACGTCGGCAAGACCAAGTGGGCCTACGACCGCATCGACGCGCAGGACAACAACGAAGAGACCTGCACCGGCAGCTTCGTCTCGGTGCAGCCCAGCAAGTGCGACGGCGCGCCGGCCTGGTGGACGGCCAACCTGGGCGTGACCTGGAAGCCGACCGACAAGCTCACCGTCGGCGCCACCGTCAAGAACCTGTTCGACCGCCATCCGTTCTACGACCCCAACGACTGGATGACCTTCCCGGGCTACACCAACAACTTCGGCCGGGTCTTCAGCTTCTCGGTCGGCTACAAGTTCTGA